A genomic region of Oryza glaberrima chromosome 1, OglaRS2, whole genome shotgun sequence contains the following coding sequences:
- the LOC127756620 gene encoding putative pectate lyase 21, with product MEPPQLDGQCGGEPPASVEGVVFMPYATADSSLRVMAGQAEGFGRHAIGGLHGDVYHVTTLEDDGDGSLREGCRRREPLWIVFDVSGTIHLSTGLRVSSYKTIDGRGQRVTLSGKGLQLRECEHVIVCNLEVEGCRGHDADAVAVKPGSQHVWIDRCGLRGCGDGLLDVTRGSTDVTVSRCRFSAHDKAVLIGGSAGHVEDRAIRVTIHHCLFDGTRQRHPRVRFGRVHLYNNYTRGWGIYAVCASVESQIVSQCNIYEAGEKKKVFKYMIEQAADRDQSSTGFIRSEGDLFLNGAECTAQDSEAAADELWDFKIQELDFYQSCSVQPASMALKELLECFTGWQPVPLPEDTCLEEETDSAPADTTA from the exons ATGGAGCCTCCTCAACTCGACGGCCAGTGCGGGGGCGAGCCACCGGCATCCGTGGAGGGAGTCGTGTTCATGCCGTACGCCACCGCGGACTCCTCGCTGCGCGTCATGGCCGGTCAGGCCGAGGGCTTCGGCCGCCACGCCATCGGCGGCCTCCACGGCGACGTCTACCACGTCACGACCCTCGAGG ACGACGGGGACGGGTCGCTCCGGGAGGGTTGCCGGAGGCGCGAGCCGCTATGGATCGTCTTCGACGTGTCGGGCACCATCCACCTCTCGACGGGACTGCGCGTGTCGTCGTACAAGACCATCGACGGCCGCGGGCAGCGTGTGACACTGTCCGGCAAGGGGCTCCAGCTGCGGGAGTGCGAGCACGTGATCGTCTGCAACCTGGAGGTGGAAGGGTGCCGCGgccacgacgccgacgccgtggcGGTGAAGCCCGGGTCGCAGCACGTGTGGATCGACCGGTGCGGCCTCcgcggctgcggcgacggccTCCTCGACGTCACCCGGGGCAGCACGGACGTGACCGTGTCCAGGTGCCGCTTCTCGGCGCACGACAAGGCCGTGCTGatcggcggcagcgccggccaCGTCGAGGACCGTGCCATCCGGGTGACCATCCACCACTGCCTCTTCGACGGCACGCGGCAGAGGCACCCGCGCGTCCGCTTCGGCAGGGTGCACCTCTACAACAACTACACCAGGGGCTGGGGCATTTACGCTGTCTGCGCCAGTGTCGAGTCACAg ATTGTATCCCAGTGCAACATTTACGAGGcaggggagaagaagaaagtCTTCAAGTACATGATAGAACAG GCGGCAGACAGAGACCAGAGTTCAACTGGGTTCATCCGGTCTGAAGGCGACCTGTTCCTGAACGGTGCAGAGTGCACTGCTCAGGATTCAGAAGCTGCGGCAGATGAGCTGTGGGACTTCAAGATTCAGGAATTGGATTTCTACCAGTCTTGTTCCGTTCAGCCGGCGTCAATGGCGCTCAAGGAGCTACTGGAGTGCTTCACCGGCTGGCAGCCAGTTCCGCTGCCGGAAGACACTTGCCTCGAAGAGGAAACTGATTCTGCTCCTGCTGACACTACTGCTTGA
- the LOC127771022 gene encoding caffeoylshikimate esterase-like: MAMDQYSENIKYDEEFFVNSRDNKLFTCRWTPHKQEPKALIFICHGIAAECSVSMRGTAARLVRAGYAVYGIDHEGHGRSSGQRCYIPNFGDIVSDCANFFTSICEKPENREKKRFLYGISMGGGVALLLHRKEPTYWDGAVLLAPMCKISDDMRPHPIAVSALKMVCAVAPSWRIIPTPDIIDKVCKDPEMRKQVRSNPYIYRGKLPLKTCHELLMVSLDIEKNLHEVTLPFLVLHGGDDIVTDPSVSKLLFEEASGRDKTFKLYPGMWHALTAELPDDVERVYSDIISWLDERSDCAGSVPETF, translated from the exons ATGGCCATG GATCAGTACAGTGAGAATATCAAGTATGACGAG GAGTTTTTTGTGAACTCCCGTGACAACAAGCTGTTCACCTGCAGATGGACACCGCATAAACAAGAACCAAAAGCTCTGATCTTTATCTGTCATG GAATCGCAGCAGAGTGCAGCGTATCGATGAGAG GCACCGCCGCTCGATTGGTGCGAGCCGGATATGCCGTTTACGGGATTGATCATGAAGGCCACGGTAGATCATCTGGTCAGAGATGCTACATACCAAACTTCGGTGACATCGTCTCAGACTGCGCGAACTTTTTCACGAGTATTTGCG AGAAGCCGGAGAacagggagaagaagaggttcCTGTACGGCATCTCCATGGGTGGAGGCGTGGCGCTTCTCCTCCACAGGAAGGAGCCAACCTACTGGGATGGCGCCGTCTTGCTTGCTCCTATGTGCAAG ATTTCTGATGACATGCGGCCTCACCCGATCGCGGTCAGCGCTCTGAAAATGGTGTGCGCTGTGGCTCCTAGTTGGAGAATCATACCCACACCGGACATAATTGACAAAGTTTGTAAAGATCCAGAGATGAGAAAGCAG GTTCGCTCAAATCCGTACATATACAGGGGAAAGCTCCCACTGAAGACCTGTCATGAACTCCTGATGGTCAGCCTAGACATTGAGAAGAACCTGCATGAG GTGACACTGCCGTTCTTGGTCCTACACGGCGGAGACGACATCGTGACCGATCCTTCGGTGAGCAAGCTGCTGTTCGAAGAAGCATCAGGCAGGGACAAAACTTTCAAGCTTTACCCTGGGATGTGGCATGCTCTGACGGCTGAGCTTCCTGACGATGTCGAGCGTGTCTATTCTGACATCATCTCCTGGCTGGACGAAAGGTCGGATTGTGCAGGCAGTGTTCCTGAAACTTTCTGA
- the LOC127771030 gene encoding UDP-glucuronic acid decarboxylase 1-like: protein MKQLHKSSPTHAPAAAHAPASKASKASRPGPRSWVGYLLREQRLLFVLLGALIASSFFLLRPYLFSLSPSSHVPDRRPLFSFASHTSSASGVPPGFRPPPRRVVVTGGAGFVGSHLVDRLLEQGDSVIVVDNFFTGRKDNVAHHLRNPRFELLRHDVVEPILLEVDRIYHLACPASPVHYKYNPIKTIKTNVMGTLNMLGLAKRIGARFLLTSTSEVYGDPLEHPQKETYWGHVNPIGVRSCYDEGKRTAETLTMDYHRGGGVEVRIARIFNTYGPRMCLDDGRVVSNFVAQALRRQPMTVYGDGKQTRSFQYVSDLVAGLMALMEGDHIGPFNLGNPGEFTMLELAQVVKETIDPMATIEFKPNTADDPHMRKPDITKAKHLLRWEPKVSLREGLPLMVKDFRQRILDE from the exons ATGAAGCAGCTCCACAAGTCGTCCCCCACccacgcgccggcggcggcgcacgccccGGCGTCCAAGGCGTCTAAGGCGTCCCGCCCCGGGCCCCGATCCTGGGTCGGCTACCTCCTCCGCGAGCAGCGCCTCCTCttcgtcctcctcggcgccctgatcgcctcctccttcttcctcctccgcccctacctcttctccctctccccgtccTCCCACGTCCCCGACCGCCGCCCGCTCTTCTCCTTCGCCTCGCacacctcgtcggcgtcgggcgTGCCCCCCGGgttccgcccgccgccgcgccgcgtcgtcgtcaccggaGGGGCCGGGTTCGTCGGCAGCCACCTCGTCGACAGGCTGCTGGAGCAAGGGGACAGCGTGATCGTGGTGGACAACTTCTTCACCGGGAGGAAGGACAACGTCGCGCACCACCTCCGGAACCCCAGGTTCGAGCTGCTCCGCCACGATGTCGTCGAGCCCATCCTGCTCGAGGTGGACCGGATCTATCACCTCGCGTGCCCCGCGTCCCCTGTGCACTACAAGTACAACCCCATCAAGACGATC aAGACCAATGTCATGGGAACCTTGAATATGTTGGGTCTGGCAAAGCGAATTGGTGCAAGGTTCTTGCTAACTAGCACAAGTGAAGTTTATGGAGATCCACTTGAACATCCACAGAAGGAGACTTACTGGGGGCATGTTAATCCTATTG GTGTTAGGAGCTGTTATGACGAGGGGAAAAGAACAGCAGAGACTTTAACCATGGACTATCACAGAGGTGGTGGTGTTGAG GTGCGCATTGCTCGCATTTTCAATACATATGGCCCTCGAATGTGTCTAGATGATGGCCGTGTGGTTAGCAATTTTGTTGCCCAG GCATTGCGTAGACAGCCTATGACAGTTTATGGTGATGGAAAACAAACTAGAAGTTTTCAGTATGTTTCTGATCTG GTTGCTGGACTGATGGCTCTGATGGAGGGTGATCACATTGGCCCTTTCAACCTGGGAAACCCAGGAGAATTCACCATGTTGGAACTTGCACAG GTTGTGAAGGAAACAATTGACCCAATGGCAACAATTGAATTCAAACCCAACACAGCTGATGATCCTCACATGAGAAAGCCAGATATTACCAAGGCCAAGCACCTGCTACGTTGGGAGCCAAAGGTCTCTCTCAGGGAAGGTCTTCCCTTAATGGTGAAGGACTTCCGTCAAAGAATTTTGGATGAGTAA
- the LOC127756706 gene encoding dirigent protein 25-like: MQAQTRRRILAQSCVALALLLTTVHTAAGRRPASHKPTLPSHGSDQTMTLYTTVATPAEAAGVPSSQHPVFAGHGPIGHHSGGWLRVLTRPGALQPGAAAVVDERFHGKKEFGMPLAGKLQGVLVTGLEDDDDSRIVAVTALFSGDGEEDSIRFFGVHRDDQEESHIAVVGGTGRYDGATGFAVVRAADAHKAGRNVSSNSVLSFRVHLK, translated from the coding sequence ATGCAGGCACAAACTCGTCGTCGCATCCTCGCCCAATCCTGCGTTGCACTCGCGCTCCTGCTGACCACGGTACACACGgcagccggccgccggccggcgagccaCAAACCCACGCTCCCCTCCCATGGCTCCGACCAGACCATGACGCTCTACACCACCGTAGCCACGCCGGCAGAAGCTGCCGGCGTTCCTTCGTCGCAACACCCCGTCTTCGCCGGCCACGGCCCAATCGGCCACCACTCCGGCGGCTGGCTGCGCGTCTTGACGCGGCCGGGAGCGCTCCagcccggcgcggcggccgtcgtcgacgaGAGGTTCCACGGCAAGAAAGAGTTCGGGATGCCACTGGCTGGGAAGCTTCAGGGAGTTCTCGTCACCGGCCTGGAGGATGACGACGATAGCCGTATTGTGGCAGTGACGGCCTTGttttccggcgacggcgaggaggataGCATCAGGTTCTTCGGGGTCCATCGCGACGACCAGGAAGAGTCTCACATCGCGGTGGTCGGAGGGACAGGACGGTACGACGGCGCCACCGGTTTCGCCGTTGTCAGAGCAGCTGACGCACATAAAGCTGGCAGAAATGTCAGCTCGAACTCAGTTCTTAGTTTCAGAGTGCATTTGAAGTAG
- the LOC127771014 gene encoding ruvB-like protein 1, with amino-acid sequence MRIEEVQSAAKKQRIATHTHIKGLGLDANGAAIGLASGFVGQAAAREAAGLVVDMIRQKKMAGRALLLAGPPATGKTALALGISQELGSKVPFCPMVGSEVYSSEVKKTEVLMENFRRAIGLRIKENKEVYEGEVTELSPEEAESTTSGYGKSISHVIIGLKTVKGTKQLKLDPTIYDALIKEKVAVGDVIYIEANSGAVKRVGRCDSFATEYDLEAEEYVPIPKGEVHKKKEIVQDVTLHDLDAANAQPQGGQDILSLMGQMMKPRKTEITDKLRQEINKVVNRYIDEGIAELVPGVLFIDEVHMLDIECFSYLNRALESPLSPIVILATNRGICNVRGTDMTSPHGIPVDLLDRLVIIRTETYGPTEMIQILAIRAQVEEIEIDEESLAFLGEIGQQTSLRHAIQLLSPASVVAKANGREKISKADLEEVSGLYLDAKSSARLLQEQQERYIT; translated from the exons atgaggatCGAGGAGGTGCAGTCGGCGGCGAAGAagcagcgcatcgccacccacACCCACATCAAGGGCCTCGGCCTCGAC GCCAATGGGGCGGCGATAGGGCTGGCTTCGGGGTTCGtggggcaggcggcggcgcgggaggcggccggcctgGTGGTCGACATGATCCGCCAGAAGAAGATGGCCGGCCGCGCGCTGCTCCTCGccggcccgcccgccaccggcAAGACGGCCCTCGCTCTCGGCATCTCCCAGGAGCTAGGTAGTAAG GTCCCCTTCTGTCCTATGGTGGGATCAGAAGTGTATTCCTCAGAGGTCAAGAAAACTGAGGTGCTGATGGAAAATTTCCGTCGAGCTATAGGCTTGcgtataaaagaaaataaagaggtTTATGAAGGAGAG GTTACTGAACTTTCGCCAGAAGAAGCTGAGAGTACAACAAGTGGATATGGAAAAAGCATTAGCCATGTAATCATAGGTCTGAAGACTGTAAAAGGGACTAAGCAGCTGAAGTTAGATCCTACAATTTACGATGCTTTAATAAAGGAAAAG GTGGCAGTGGGTGATGTTATATACATTGAAGCTAATAGTGGTGCAGTGAAAAGAGTTGGTAGATGTGATTCTTTTGCTACAGAATACGATCTTGAAGCTGAGGAGTATGTTCCGATTCCCAAAGGAGAGGTccataagaaaaaggaaatagtGCAG GATGTTACGCTTCATGACCTTGACGCTGCAAATGCTCAACCACAAGGAGGCCAAGATATTTTGTCCCTTATGGGGCAAATGATGAAGCCACGAAAGACTGAAATCACTGACAAGCTTCGGCAAGAAATCAATAAG GTGGTCAACAGATATATTGATGAAGGAATTGCAGAGCTTGTACCTGGTGTTCTGTTCATTGATGAG GTCCACATGCTAGATATTGAATGCTTCTCTTATCTTAATCGTGCTCTGGAGAGCCCATTATCACCAATTGTGATACTTGCGACAAATAGAGGAATATGTAATGTAAG AGGAACTGATATGACAAGTCCGCATGGTATACCAGTTGATCTTCTAGATCGATTGGTGATTATTCGAACAGAAACATACGGTCCCACTGAGATGATCCAG ATTCTTGCTATTAGAGCACAGGTAGAAGAGATTGAGATCGATGAAGAAAGTCTTGCATTTTTAGGAGAGATCGGACAACAGACATCTTTGAG GCATGCTATTCAGCTGCTATCACCTGCCAGCGTAGTTGCAAAGGCTAATGGGAGAGAAAAGATCAGCAAG GCCGATCTTGAGGAAGTCAGTGGTCTGTACTTGGATGCTAAATCGTCGGCGCGTCTCCTTCAGGAGCAGCAGGAAAGATACATCACCTAA
- the LOC127766256 gene encoding uncharacterized protein LOC127766256 isoform X1 — protein MDDGGGGGGGDSSPASYIRLVQHLIEKCICYNMNKEECMETLEKHANIKPVITSTVWKELEKENSEFFATYKKGQGEEPAESKSSSSSQEAAGSKRSGGDDD, from the exons atggacgacggcggcggcggcggcggcggcgactcgtcGCCGGCTTCGTACATCAGATTG GTGCAGCATCTGATCGAGAAgtgcatctgctacaacatgaACAAGGAGGAATGCATGGAGACGCTGGAGAAGCACGCCAACATCAAGCCCGTCATCACCTCCACCG TGTGGAAGGAGCTTGAGAAGGAGAACAGCGAGTTCTTCGCCACGTACAAGAAGGGCCAAGGAGAGGAACCAGCGGAGAGCAAGAGCAGTAGTTCTTCACAGGAAGCTGCTGGTTCCAAGAGATCAGGCGGAGACGACGACTAG
- the LOC127766256 gene encoding uncharacterized protein LOC127766256 isoform X2 — MDDGGGGGGGDSSPASYIRLHLIEKCICYNMNKEECMETLEKHANIKPVITSTVWKELEKENSEFFATYKKGQGEEPAESKSSSSSQEAAGSKRSGGDDD, encoded by the exons atggacgacggcggcggcggcggcggcggcgactcgtcGCCGGCTTCGTACATCAGATTG CATCTGATCGAGAAgtgcatctgctacaacatgaACAAGGAGGAATGCATGGAGACGCTGGAGAAGCACGCCAACATCAAGCCCGTCATCACCTCCACCG TGTGGAAGGAGCTTGAGAAGGAGAACAGCGAGTTCTTCGCCACGTACAAGAAGGGCCAAGGAGAGGAACCAGCGGAGAGCAAGAGCAGTAGTTCTTCACAGGAAGCTGCTGGTTCCAAGAGATCAGGCGGAGACGACGACTAG